In Leifsonia sp. PS1209, the genomic stretch CGCACCTCGATCGTCGGCCGGCCGAGTTCGCCGAGCCAGTGGAGGACGGGTGCGAGCAACTCCTCGCGGCTGCCGATGCCGCCGCCGAGGACGAACAATCCAGGATCGACGACGGCGTCGACGGAGACGATCGCGTGGGCGAGCCAGCGCGCCTCCTCGTCGAGCGACGCCGCCGCATCCCGGTCTCCGTCGCCGGAGCGCTCGAAGACGTCGACGGTGGTCGAACCGGTGCTGCCGGATGCGCGCTCGTAGCGCTGGACGATCGCCTCACCGCTGACGACCTCCTCCAGCGGGCCGCGGCGGTGGTTGGCGGGGTCGAGCGGGTCGGCGCCGATCGGCAGGTAGCCGATCTCGCCCGCGGCACCGCGGACGCCCTGCCAGACGCGGCGGTCGAGCACGAGCCCGACGCCGATGCCGGTGCCGACGGAGACGAAGGCGAAGCTGTCGACCTCTGCTCCCACGCCGTCGTGCAGTTCGCCGAGCGCTGCGATGTTCACGTCGTTGTCGATCACGACGGCGTGCCCCAGTCGCCTTTCGAGCTCGGCGACCACGCCGAAGCCTTCGAGGCCGCCGAGGTTCGGCGCGAGGTCGAAGTGGCCCGCGTCCGCGTCCGGCACTCCCGCTCCGCCGACCGCCGTTGCGACGACGGCTGCTCCGGATGCGCCGACCGCCGCGGCGAGGGCGGACACGATCTCCGTCACCTGCGCGACGATCTCGCGCCCGTCGAGGGTCGGCTGGGTCAGCTCGTGCAGGACGTCGCCCGTGATGGTCGCGATGCCTGCGCGGATCTTCGTTCCGCCGAGGTCGATGCCGACGACGTAGCGGCCGTCGGCGCGCGCGGCGCTCATACGGCCTCCAGGACGGCAGCGGGGTTGGCCGCGAGCATCGTCTCGATGGCGGCGTCGGAGACACCACGCTCCTGCAGCGCGGGCACGAAGACCGTTCCGAGGTACGAGTATCCGAGGGCGCCGTGGGTGCCGGGGTTCATCCACACCTCCGCGCCGGTCAGGTCCTGTGCGAGCAGGATGCGGTCGGCCAGCCCGTCCGCGACGAGTCCGGCGACGAGGTCGGCGCGTCCAGCATCCGATCGGTGGAACGATTGCTTGGCGTACTCGCCGTCGTCGCGCGCGTCGGGCACCGGACCGAGGAAGAACTCCCAGTCCTCCTTGCCGATCGTGTCGACGGCCACCCGGGCGCCGGCGTCGATCACCCGGCGCGGCAGTTCGGAGCCGAGCTGGGTGTCGATGTGCCCGACGACCACGCGGTCGAGGTCGATGCCCTCCGAGCGGAGGATGTCGAGCTGCTCCAGCGCTTGGGTGCCGTGCGTGGTGTGCGTCATGATGCCGAGTCCCGTCGCGCGCTGGGCCCTGGCAACGGCACGGAGGCACTTCTCCTCGTGCGGCGTGATCTCGCCCAGGCTGGTCGCCTGCTCGCCGAACACGCCGGCCCGGACACCGGAGTCGCCGATCCCCTGCTCCGCGTCGCGGATGAGGCGGGCGGTGAGGGCGTCGAGGTCGGCGTCGAGCGCCCAGCCCGGCGCGTACGCCTCGAGGTAGAGGGCCGTCCCTGACACGATGTGGAGGCCGCTGCGCCGGGAGATCTCGACGAGCTGCGCGGCGTTGTCGCCGTTCGCATCGCGGCCGACCACGTTGTACGGGCTGAGGTCGACCACGGTTCCGAAGCCGAGGTCGCGGAGCCTGGCGAGCGCATCCACCGCCCTGTCGACACTGTCGTCGCTGGTTCCCCCGGTGAGCCAGGGGCCCGGCGTGAGCGACAGCAGATGCTCGTGCGGCATCACCCGTCCGAGTTCCGCCGGGTCGACCGGGCCGAGCACGGTCATGACCTGCCGTGTCATCGTTCTCCTTCATGGTGCGTGCGGCAGGCGCTCGCGCGCGCTGTGCCGCCTGTTTCGTGTGCTGCTGGTGGAAGCCGAGCGGCCGGAGGGGGAGTCCGGCCGCTCAGCCGTTCTGGGGGGGGCGTCAGCCGGTGACGCTCGCCGGCGGCTTCACGCCGTAGTCGGCCTTCCACGCCTCGTCGAGATTGGCCTTCGTGACCTTGGTCGGAACGGACGCGACGAGCTCAGGGGCCTTCTTGCCGATGACTCCGTATGCGCCGGCCAGTGCGAGGCCCTTGCCGATGCCGATGGAGCCGTTGCCCACCATGCCCGCGACGTTCGTGCCGGACATCATCGCGGCGCCGAGCGTGGTGTCGAGGTCGTTCGTGACCACTTTGATGTCGCTGCGGCCGGATGCCTTGATGGCGGCGACGACGCCCTGCGCCGCTGTCGCCCAGGAGACGTAGATGCCCTTGAGGTTCGGGTTCTTGGCGATCATCGCGGCCGCGATGGTCTGCGTCGCCGTCTCGTCGGCGAAGCCCTCGGAGTCGACGATCTTCACATCCGGGTACTCGTAGGCCAGCCAGTCCTTGAAGGCCTTGTCGCGCTGGTTGGTGAACCAGAAGTTCGCGTTGTACGACAGGTAGCCGACCTCGCCCTTCTTGCCGAGCGCGTCGCCG encodes the following:
- a CDS encoding ROK family protein, which translates into the protein MSAARADGRYVVGIDLGGTKIRAGIATITGDVLHELTQPTLDGREIVAQVTEIVSALAAAVGASGAAVVATAVGGAGVPDADAGHFDLAPNLGGLEGFGVVAELERRLGHAVVIDNDVNIAALGELHDGVGAEVDSFAFVSVGTGIGVGLVLDRRVWQGVRGAAGEIGYLPIGADPLDPANHRRGPLEEVVSGEAIVQRYERASGSTGSTTVDVFERSGDGDRDAAASLDEEARWLAHAIVSVDAVVDPGLFVLGGGIGSREELLAPVLHWLGELGRPTIEVRISRLGSNAPILGAVRLAIDAALLSTEREAS
- a CDS encoding aryldialkylphosphatase yields the protein MTRQVMTVLGPVDPAELGRVMPHEHLLSLTPGPWLTGGTSDDSVDRAVDALARLRDLGFGTVVDLSPYNVVGRDANGDNAAQLVEISRRSGLHIVSGTALYLEAYAPGWALDADLDALTARLIRDAEQGIGDSGVRAGVFGEQATSLGEITPHEEKCLRAVARAQRATGLGIMTHTTHGTQALEQLDILRSEGIDLDRVVVGHIDTQLGSELPRRVIDAGARVAVDTIGKEDWEFFLGPVPDARDDGEYAKQSFHRSDAGRADLVAGLVADGLADRILLAQDLTGAEVWMNPGTHGALGYSYLGTVFVPALQERGVSDAAIETMLAANPAAVLEAV